A window from Gorilla gorilla gorilla isolate KB3781 chromosome 21, NHGRI_mGorGor1-v2.1_pri, whole genome shotgun sequence encodes these proteins:
- the LOC129529219 gene encoding cell division cycle protein 27 homolog, with product MTVLQEPVQAATWQALNHYAYRDGVFLAERLYAEIHSGEALFLLATCSYRPGKAYKAYRLLKGHSCPTPQCKYLLAKCCFDISKLAEGEQILSGGVFHKQKSHDDIVTEFGDSACFPLPLLGHVYCKTDRLAKGSECYQKSLSLNPFLWYPFESLCEIGEKPDPDQRFKFTSLQNFSNCLSKCCTTQVPRHSLCHRQPETVLTETPQNTTELNRLNLESANSKYSLNTDSPVSSIDSAVISPDTVPLGTGTSILSKQVQNKPKTDRSLLGGPASLSPLTPSFGILPLETPSPGDGSYLQNYTNTPSVMDVTST from the coding sequence ATGACGGTGCTACAGGAACCCGTCCAGGCTGCTACATGGCAAGCACTAAACCACTATGCTTACCGAGATGGGGTTTTCCTCGCAGAACGCCTTTATGCAGAAATACACTCAGGAGAAGCCTTGTTTTTACTGGCGACCTGTTCTTACCGCCCAGGAAAGGCCTATAAAGCATATAGACTCTTGAAAGGACACAGTTGTCCTACACCGCAATGCAAATACCTGCTTGCAAAATGTTGTTTTGATATCAGCAAGCTTGCAGAAGGGGAACAAATCTTATCTGGTGGAGTGTTTCATAAGCAGAAAAGTCATGATGATATTGTTACTGAGTTTGGTGATTCAGCTTGCTTTCCCCTTCCATTGTTGGGACATGTATATTGCAAGACAGATCGGCTTGCCAAAGGATCAGAATGCTACCAAAAGAGCCTTAGTTTAAATCCTTTCCTCTGGTATCCCTTTGAATCATTATGTGAAATAGGTGAAAAGCCAGATCCTGACCAAAGGTTTAAATTCACATCTTTACAGAACTTTAGTAACTGTCTGTCCAAGTGTTGCACCACACAAGTACCTCGTCATAGTTTATGTCACAGACAGCCTGAGACCGTTCTTACAGAAACACCCCAGAACACAACTGAATTAAACAGATTGAATTTAGAATCTGCCAATTCAAAGTACTCCTTGAATACAGATTCCCCAGTGTCTTCTATTGATTCAGCTGTAATTTCACCTGATACTGTCCCACTGGGAACAGGAACTTCCATATTATCTAAACAGgttcaaaataaaccaaaaactgATCGAAGTTTATTAGGAGGACCAGCATCTCTTAGTCCATTAACCCCAAGTTTTGGGATTTTGCCATTAGAAACCCCAAGTCCTGGAGATGGATCCTATTTACAAAACTACACTAATACACCTTCTGTAATGGATGTGACATCCACCTGA